The following proteins come from a genomic window of Saccharomyces mikatae IFO 1815 strain IFO1815 genome assembly, chromosome: 7:
- the DSD1 gene encoding D-serine ammonia-lyase DSD1 (similar to Saccharomyces cerevisiae DSD1 (YGL196W); ancestral locus Anc_8.156) — protein MCDILSLYKGCPIEDLPTPNFIINEEKFDRNCTMMLNNVERLSQECGVPIKFRAHVKTHKTAKGTLKQLGHGLPLAERTTRAILVSTLKEAVELLDYQDRQCFNYIDDITYSLPCCVPEFIPLLSNLSKRVDNFQVFVDNIEHLENLKKFGKPASGKKWSVFIKVDMGTKRAGLAYDSSEFLNLLKKLTSPELQEVIEPYGFYAHAGHSYSSTSINDTQTLLIEEVKAVNSAAKVLCSVDPKIDASKLTLSVGATPTSNSLKLNNKDTLLKLITAELIGKLEIHCGNYCMYDLQQVATGCVQDYELSGFVLGTVLSSYPSRGELLSNTGVMSLTREVSSIKGFGLCVDLEQVLKSEKFCREWYVARISQEHGILKTIGSWDETNALKLGTKFAVLPQHACITMGQFPYYFVVNSHGLVTDVWTPFQKW, from the coding sequence ATGTGCGATATTCTATCTCTATACAAAGGATGTCCAATCGAGGATCTACCCACACCCAACTTCATcattaatgaagaaaaatttgatagaAATTGTACAATGATGTTGAATAATGTCGAAAGGTTAAGCCAGGAATGTGGCGTGCCAATCAAGTTTCGCGCTCATGTGAAAACGCATAAGACAGCAAAGGGTACATTAAAGCAATTAGGGCATGGACTACCATTAGCAGAGCGCACTACTAGAGCTATATTAGTCTctactttgaaagaagCCGTTGAACTTTTAGATTATCAAGATAGGCAATGCTTTAATTACATTGACGATATAACATATAGTTTACCTTGCTGTGTTCCGGAGTTTATTCCTCTTTTGAGTAATTTGTCAAAAAGAGTAGATAATTTTCAGGTTTTCGTCGATAACATTGAGCATTTAGagaatttaaagaaatttggCAAACCTGCTTCCGGTAAGAAGTGGTCGgtttttatcaaagttgATATGGGGACTAAGAGGGCAGGCCTTGCCTACGATTCttctgaatttttgaatctgttaaaaaaattgacttCACCAGAGCTTCAAGAAGTAATTGAGCCGTATGGGTTCTATGCACATGCCGGGCACAGCTACTCTTCAACCTCAATCAATGATACTCAGACCCTTTTAATAGAAGAAGTGAAAGCAGTCAATTCTGCTGCCAAAGTCTTGTGCTCTGTGGATCCTAAAATTGATGCCTCTAAATTGACGCTATCTGTGGGTGCTACACCAACCTCGAACTCTTTAAAGCTTAATAATAAGGACACACTTCTTAAATTGATCACTGCTGAATTAATTGGTAAACTAGAAATACATTGCGGTAATTACTGTATGTACGACTTGCAACAGGTTGCAACAGGCTGTGTTCAAGATTATGAGTTGTCCGGGTTTGTGCTTGGAACAGTGCTATCATCGTATCCTTCAAGAGGTGAATTATTGAGTAACACTGGTGTCATGAGTTTAACAAGGGAAGTCTCTTCGATAAAGGGATTCGGTTTATGTGTTGATTTGGAACAGGTTTTaaaatctgaaaaattttgtaGGGAATGGTATGTTGCTAGAATCTCTCAAGAGCATGGGATACTGAAGACAATAGGTAGCTGGGATGAAACGAATGCTTTAAAATTGGGTACTAAATTCGCAGTCCTTCCTCAACACGCTTGCATCACAATGGGACAGTTTCCCTATTATTTTGTGGTTAACAGCCACGGTCTGGTTACTGATGTTTGGACACCCTTTCAGAAATGGTAA
- the MDS3 gene encoding Mds3p (similar to Saccharomyces cerevisiae PMD1 (YER132C) and MDS3 (YGL197W); ancestral locus Anc_8.157) — protein sequence MPLLQPSTCFCYPLKLPPSPLASDSNELDECARKRLTLDCRTGSAVTLTRSNIFVHGGLTIPLNLPVVNSMQLQKELILFFAKEKNNGSSFRNLNEWISKETFFLDLMSRTWYRVKTSFDQKTEELLQAENSNFKLDADTSDVQVDIRKAKSLESPLKERLFHSLCYLDGCLYIFGGLTVSPQSGYELIAANELWKLDLNTKKWSLLSDDPQIARRFNHTMHVKNENNDNRDTKLIIVGGLNNMDQPVKKIDIYNITQNCWQAETIPKQPMDITTNVNGIPLALAKDQNFSILVENNEANVPALAFYMRSDQIDEYLGKGSSDIKEHSPIVALPLLSESHGIRMPSNAALPKKLLNVPYELLAPTGDYFGFNIVIGGFHPNYQSTNFHCFIYDINSGKWSRVATSCPDCDINKHRFWRVFVWKSHHQTILLGTKTDDYYSPSVQRFDHLATFGLPLVNIFNKTIQLPHHRTSASSLPMPIENFAKNKDTPLRKLSFTSSATSQFENYIRYIAPPLEMTSIQSVFPPYAMVLGKDALEIYGKPLSDFEFITSEGDSIGIPCYLLRKRWGRYFDMLLSQSYTKVCADYETTGTQSTLIKFSPHSSRNSSKAVRQEGRLSSSGSLDNYFEKNFPIFARTGVAETQNSRPQVANTDAKLSNTPSMSDESNSSTSSELYSTPHYQHNNEEDDEDPVSPKPISKSNSIYRPIRKTESSSTTSSSNGMIFRVPFKEKAAVMSNTEALLETNLSLQELSRRRSSLISTPSGEILRSSISEAEHQRRASHPLTSSALFEGGGTPCGKKQQQHALQNLHNHLSPRRFSRSARSSISYVSSSSDRRGNSISSRSTSESLGTPPILGVLNVPLPPQTKEPDEPPPPCPSSTSSNARRSNTLTDYMHSNKASPFSSRRPSHISRRSSTPETENAFSVTPRASLDGQMLGKSLKEGSASQYPQPRLNSFPKANETMQTPTSSNNEWSRQSVTSNTDSLDSLQSNFALELEPLLTPRSLYMPWPTSTVRAFAEFFYTGQVNSKWLLAPVALDLLVMAKIYEIPLLYKLILEVLYSILAKKEESLSLICTSLMETFHTKVLNYYKGDEERTKNYLSSNDNYQELLKLKVSLENIDNGYYDPDLLRKQSRAHSSSTQESSGSGNGEKTATGAGSPDNSSSNVPTVFAGGPRDSHNSVGSIGFPNNMNMQGSRRSTSGFSPRVKMKSSLSKEINPKSFYDEYESKECKSFEDNDDQQTNIGSFNLNLFDINYGSISSSSTNSISSSDLEGKEEQEQLQELLDMEREDSAEILDARFKTKENNKLAKDILKDKKQVYPSQEKNNVFKTKEGKDTKDDKEEEEEFDFGLGMLSLNKIKREAKHVDKIDDSVDPLFKSSGFPQSPIRAYGSTTRTSSASGKPYRDSRPFNAFSVLTLENMASANALPPVDYVIKSIYRTTVLVNDIRLMVRCMDCIELSKNLRALKKKTIEDISKLKSISKPSP from the coding sequence ATGCCTTTACTACAACCTTCTACTTGCTTCTGTTACCCCCTAAAACTTCCGCCATCACCGTTAGCTTCTGATTCCAACGAGTTGGATGAATGCGCCAGGAAAAGGTTGACGCTGGATTGCCGGACGGGTTCAGCTGTGACACTAACTAGGTCTAATATATTCGTGCATGGTGGTCTGACCATCCCATTAAATCTACCTGTCGTAAATTCCATGCAATTACAAAAGGAGCTTATTCTATTCtttgcaaaagaaaagaataatggCAGCTCCTTCAGGAATCTAAACGAGTGGATAAGTAAAGAGACCTTTTTCTTAGACCTAATGTCTCGAACTTGGTATAGGGTGAAAACGTCTTTTGACCAGAAGACAGAGGAGTTATTACAGGCAGAGAATTCCAATTTCAAGTTAGACGCTGATACAAGCGACGTTCAAGTAGACATTAGGAAAGCCAAATCTCTCGAATCCCCGCTCAAGGAAAGACTATTTCATTCTCTGTGCTATTTAGATGGCTGTTTGTATATATTTGGTGGTCTCACTGTATCTCCGCAAAGTGGGTATGAGTTGATTGCTGCTAATGAACTATGGAAATTAGACTTAAATACTAAGAAGTGGTCGCTTTTAAGCGACGATCCTCAAATAGCAAGAAGGTTTAACCATACTATGCATGTCAAGAACgaaaacaatgataataGAGACACGAAGTTGATAATTGTTGGCGGGCTAAATAATATGGATCAGCCAGTCAAGAAAATAGACATCTATAACATAACGCAAAATTGTTGGCAAGCGGAAACCATACCCAAACAACCAATGGATATCACCACAAACGTCAATGGCATACCCCTGGCATTGGCAAAggatcaaaatttttccattctGGTTGAAAATAACGAGGCCAATGTTCCAGCACTGGCGTTCTACATGCGAAGTGATCAAATAGACGAATATCTCGGAAAAGGTTCATCTGATATAAAGGAACATTCACCGATAGTGGCATTGCCTCTTTTGTCTGAATCTCATGGTATTAGGATGCCCTCGAATGCGGCGTTACCGAAAAAGCTATTGAACGTTCCGTATGAACTATTAGCGCCGACGGGGGACTATTTCGGGTTTAATATTGTGATTGGCGGATTTCATCCAAATTACCAGTCTACCAACTttcattgttttatttACGACATTAATTCGGGCAAATGGTCACGGGTCGCTACCTCTTGTCCTGACTGTGATATAAATAAGCACCGATTTTGGAGAGTGTTTGTATGGAAGTCACATCATCAGACAATATTATTGGGTACCAAGACAGACGATTATTATTCACCCAGTGTGCAAAGGTTTGATCATCTTGCCACTTTTGGACTACCCCTTGTGAATATCTTCAACAAGACGATACAGTTGCCCCATCATAGAACTTCGGCTTCATCTTTACCAATGCCTATAGAAAATTTTGCCAAAAATAAGGACACTCCATTAAGAAAACTGAGCTTCACTTCATCAGCCACTTCgcaatttgaaaattacaTCAGATATATAGCTCCGCCTTTAGAAATGACTTCTATCCAGTCCGTTTTCCCACCTTATGCCATGGTTCTAGGTAAAGACGCATTAGAAATTTATGGGAAACCCTTATCAGATTTCGAGTTTATTACTAGTGAAGGTGATTCTATCGGTATACCATGTTATttattaagaaaaagatggGGTCGTTATTTTGACATGCTTTTATCTCAAAGTTATACTAAAGTTTGCGCCGATTACGAAACCACTGGTACGCAGTCTACTTTAATAAAATTCTCGCCGCATTCCTCCAGAAATAGTTCCAAAGCCGTAAGGCAGGAAGGCAGACTTTCCTCATCGGGTTCACTCGACAActattttgagaaaaatttcCCAATATTTGCAAGAACTGGTGTTGCAGAGACTCAAAATTCACGCCCTCAAGTAGCAAATACAGACGcaaaactttcaaatacACCTAGTATGTCAGATGAATCAAACTCTTCCACTTCTTCTGAGTTATATTCCACTCCTCATTACCAACACAATAATGAGGAGGATGATGAGGATCCCGTTTCTCCGAAGCCtatatcaaaatcaaacagTATTTATAGACCCATTAGGAAAACAGAAAGTTCGTCAACGAcaagttcttcaaatggTATGATTTTTAGGGTGcctttcaaagaaaaagcgGCAGTAATGTCAAATACAGAAGCTCTTTTAGAGACGAATCTTTCATTGCAAGAATTAAGCCGAAGAAGATCGTCACTTATAAGTACCCCATCTGGTGAGATTCTCAGATCGTCTATATCTGAAGCAGAACATCAACGCCGTGCATCGCACCCTCTTACCTCATCGGCGCTGTTTGAAGGTGGAGGAACGCCTTGCGGCAAaaaacagcaacagcatGCTCTACAAAATCTTCATAATCATTTGTCTCCTCGGAGATTTTCCAGGAGTGCAAGAAGTTCAATTTCCTATGtaagttcttcttctgacAGGCGTGGAAATTCAATTTCTAGTAGAAGCACAAGTGAGAGCCTTGGAACGCCACCAATTTTAGGAGTCTTAAATGTTCCATTACCTCCTCAAACAAAAGAACCTGACGAACCCCCTCCACCATGTCCTTCAAGCACTAGTTCTAATGCAAGGCGGAGCAATACTTTAACAGATTACATGCATTCCAATAAGGCTAgtccattttcttctcgTAGGCCATCACATATCAGTAGGCGTTCTAGTACAccagaaacagaaaatgcATTTTCTGTAACGCCAAGAGCATCTTTGGATGGTCAAATGCTAGGAAAATCGTTAAAAGAAGGTTCCGCATCACAATACCCACAACCGAGATTGAACTCTTTCCCGAAAGCTAATGAAACAATGCAAACACCTACATCATCTAATAATGAATGGAGTCGTCAGTCTGTTACTTCAAATACAGATAGTCTTGATAGTCTGCAGTCTAATTTTGCCTTAGAGTTGGAGCCCCTATTAACCCCAAGGTCACTATATATGCCCTGGCCAACTTCCACGGTTAGAGCTTTTgctgaatttttttatacgGGCCAAGTAAACAGTAAATGGCTCCTGGCACCAGTAGCGCTTGATTTATTGGTAATGGCAAAGATCTATGAAATACCGCTACTGTATAAATTGATTCTCGAAGTTCTCTACTCGATTTTGgctaaaaaagaagaaagtttatCCCTAATATGTACTTCGTTAATGGAAACCTTCCACACCAAAGTTCTCAACTACTACAAGGgagatgaagaaagaacaaaaaactaTTTAAGTTCAAATGACAACTATCAAGAACTCCTGAAATTAAAGGTGTCCCTAGAGAATATTGATAACGGATATTACGATCCAGATTTGTTGCGCAAGCAGTCAAGAGCACACTCTTCAAGTACACAAGAAAGTAGTGGGAGTGGGAATGGTGAGAAAACCGCAACTGGTGCTGGCTCCCCGGATAATTCCTCAAGTAATGTTCCTACAGTCTTTGCTGGTGGGCCCAGAGATAGTCACAATTCAGTAGGTTCTATCGGGTTTCCAAATAATATGAACATGCAGGGCTCAAGGAGATCAACGTCTGGATTTTCTCCTCGCGTTAAGATGAAGTCGAGTTTGAGTAAGGAAATAAATCCGAAATCGTTCTATGACGAATATGAGTCAAAAGAATGcaaaagttttgaagataACGATGATCAGCAAACAAATATTGGGAGTTTCAACCTTAACCTGTTTGATATCAATTATGGCTCCAtcagtagtagtagtaCTAACAGTATTAGTAGTAGTGACCTAGAAGGAAAGGAAGAACAGGAACAACTTCAAGAATTATTAGACATGGAAAGGGAAGATTCCGCAGAGATTTTAGACGCAAGGTTCAAgaccaaagaaaacaataaactGGCGAAAGATATTCTAAAAGACAAGAAACAAGTTTACCCATCgcaagagaaaaacaacGTCTTCAAAACTAAAGAAGGGAAAGACACTAAAGACGACaaggaggaagaggaagagttTGATTTTGGCTTGGGGATGCTTTCACtcaataaaataaaaagggAAGCTAAACATGTTGACAAGATAGACGATTCCGTGGACCCTTTGTTCAAATCATCTGGCTTCCCACAGAGTCCTATTCGAGCATATGGGTCTACCACAAGGACTAGTTCAGCTTCTGGAAAGCCATATAGAGACAGTCGTCCATTTAATGCATTTTCTGTTTTGACATTGGAGAATATGGCATCTGCAAATGCTCTGCCTCCCGTTGATTATGTCATAAAATCAATTTACAGAACCACTGTATTAGTGAATGATATTAGATTAATGGTTCGCTGCATGGATTGCATTGAACTATCTAAAAATTTAAGAGCActtaagaagaaaacaatcgaagatatatcaaaattgaaaagcatCTCGAAACCATCACCATAG